In one Lolium rigidum isolate FL_2022 chromosome 3, APGP_CSIRO_Lrig_0.1, whole genome shotgun sequence genomic region, the following are encoded:
- the LOC124694624 gene encoding uncharacterized protein LOC124694624 — protein MLPDDDCITKMFHAVIFLEGISSPIAAHILDFCDDGLDDNLFAAVASTSDPFGASSEDVSSSSTATPPLCSYSDDITTAAATTFSPLPCFDSTLSALLEEEQNPDPDTELVPPINETLVAPGCYQATTGEASVEQFSHIQLPESIAEPLPAMQMGMTAPMLGFNEDCFTAALAAGYMSLDGALYQQTGTMIPSCNAEASQVGFFNGSSANNNGMVVLDMNEIGEYQRMMEGEGLTRTYAGTDSMHGTYNNTLELQMEENNQHLVNGCNRSPPTLPPTEVSGLEDSTFKVVRLSAEQRKEKIDRYIKKRNERNFNKKIKYACRKTLADSRPRVRGRFAKNEELCEATRSSYQNHEQYEQSGGADEEDILDSSDILAHLSGINSYSYKYNNCTIESWI, from the exons ATGCTGCCCGACGACGATTGCATTACC AAAATGTTTCATGCTGTCATCTTCCTG GAGGGCATCTCAAGCCCCATAGCTGCTCACATACTTGACTTCTGTGACGACGGCCTGGATGATAATCTCTTTGCTGCAGTTGCCTCAACCTCCGATCCATTTGGAGCCTCCTCTGAGGATGTTTCGTCCTCCTCCACTGCCACCCCTCCTCTCTGCAGCTACAGCGATGACATCACAACTGCTGCCGCAACGACCTTCTCCCCATTACCCTGCTTTGACTCCACTCTGTCAGCCCTACTTGAGGAAGAGCAAAACCCTGACCCTGATACTGAGCTCGTTCCCCCAATCAATGAGACACTTGTAGCACCAGGATGCTATCAAGCTACGACCGGAGAGGCCAGTGTAGAGCAATTCAGCCATATACAGCTTCCCGAGAGTATAGCTGAACCCTTGCCAGCAATGCAAATGGGCATGACTGCACCTATGTTAGGGTTCAATGAAGACTGTTTCACGGCTGCACTAGCTGCAGGTTACATGAGCCTGGATGGTGCCCTATATCAGCAAACAGGAACAATGATCCCGAGTTGCAATGCGGAGGCATCACAAGTAGGATTCTTCAATGGTAGCAGTGCTAATAACAACGGTATGGTGGTGCTGGATATGAATGAGATTGGtgagtaccagaggatgatggAAGGAGAAGGACTGACCAGAACATATGCCGGCACAGATTCCATGCATGGAACATATAATAACACTTTGGAGTTGCAG ATGGAAGAAAACAACCAGCACCTGGTAAACGGATGCAACAGAAGCCCACCAACATTACCTCCAACTGAAGTTTCAGGCTTAGAAGATTCCACATTCAAAGTTGTGCGTTTATCAGCTGAACAGAGAAAGGAGAAGATCGACAGGTACATAAAGAAAAGGAACGAGAGGAATTTCAACAAAAAGATAAAG TATGCTTGCAGAAAAACTTTAGCAGATAGCAGGCCTCGTGTCCGTGGaaggtttgcaaagaacgaggaaCTTTGTGAAGCAACAAGATCAAGCTATCAAAACCACGAACAGTATGAGCAGAGT GGGGGTGCAGATGAAGAAGACATACTTGATTCATCCGATATTCTGGCTCATTTGAGTGGGATAAACTCCTACAGCTACAAGTATAATAACTGTACAATTGAATCATGGATATGA
- the LOC124694627 gene encoding uncharacterized protein LOC124694627, translating into MAAASTSLLPVSHRHRLFPQSLTGGRLPSVVFHARPPLSYGLCRPGPMSPPHLPLAATSAAVGVALSIRLLLLLSRSRALKPLAATTSAAAAALRTPRLLAAASSPLAALLAASKAASKSYKAARALDPAARLPRLPSSKRVKAAFAAASLLRLAAAAPLASSSPTAFAALAVLKSGYKLSKNSAKVVEGFLGLQVHKGFRNGVDALGVVVKVAVIASEIAVWLDASLWPAHGRCVRLLRPPGSLVLLCSSTPSSSSSTHQHQVLLFDPGTIDIHDEDCWLDDDYPQDEEPSQLLCLAVPLPGMAKLVSY; encoded by the coding sequence atggcggcggcgtccacgTCGCTCCTCCCCGTGTCCCACCGCCACCGCCTTTTCCCCCAATCCCTCACGGGCGGCCGGCTTCCGTCCGTCGTCTTCCACGCCCGCCCACCGCTCTCCTATGGCCTGTGCCGCCCCGGCCCCATGTCTCCCCCGCACCTCCCCCTCGCGGCCACCTcggcggccgtcggcgtagcgctcAGCAtccgcctgctcctcctcctctcccgctccCGCGCGCTCAAGCCgctcgccgccaccacctccgccgccgcggcggccctcagaaccccgcgcctcctcgccgcggcctcctccccgctcgccgccctcctcgccgcctccaAGGCCGCCTCCAAGTCCTACAAGGCGGCGCGCGCGCTCGACCCGGCcgcgcgcctcccgcgcctcccctcCTCCAAGCGCGTCAAggccgccttcgccgccgcctccctcctccgcctcgccgccgccgcgccgctcgcctcctcctcccccaccgCCTTCGCCGCGCTCGCGGTCCTCAAGTCCGGCTACAAGCTCTCCAAGAACTCCGCCAAGGTCGTCGAGGGCTTCCTCGGCCTCCAGGTCCACAAGGGCTTCCGCAACGGGGTCGACGCGCTCGGGGTCGTCGTCAAGGTCGCCGTCATCGCGTCCGAGATCGCCGTCTGGCTCGACGCCAGCCTCTGGCCCGCCCACGGCCGATGCGTGCGCCTCCTTAGGCCGCCCGGTAGCCTCGTCCTACTCTGCAGCTctacaccatcatcatcatcatcaactcaTCAACACCAGGTCCTGCTCTTCGATCCTGGAACTATAGACATCCACGACGAGGACTGCTGGCTCGACGACGACTACCCACAGGACGAGGAGCCCTCCCAGTTGCTCTGCCTcgcggtgcccctgcctggcatgGCAAAACTAGTGAGTTACTAG